One genomic window of Salvia miltiorrhiza cultivar Shanhuang (shh) chromosome 4, IMPLAD_Smil_shh, whole genome shotgun sequence includes the following:
- the LOC131022471 gene encoding uncharacterized protein LOC131022471 isoform X2 — protein MGRLPGFRPPQFSEEDAWLPGWLQQGNDEWLDVESTKEDHITFEKRVEELRDFNSGDSLRDKGGCNVGQLFISGTDSSPFSCAQSANDVVHFHLCLSSDGDSENAALSNDACETEPNYPAVAQPLGTLKIQKNANLSTYPHAGAVNCTQTVELERDDKKIELLKLNDNVHFSGAASDAVELCIAASEALVINELIDSDSLEKSSSASAILEASLKLKQARLEVWKNTFANSFSVTSDMDYLSDLDDISMESVYEDAGIHLSELPGNELSISHVKDTLESEHNEEVEHMNTIASARIYDNPGIYNFDNDIQLRKDLAAIYSGSDAQENVDCSPACDQGTDAGHCNDRSRAVNFPAHCHPSVSEEEVNTVTPENNPRESYVSSSPIMSLRDGEKDYCQPNIVRQRFQSRWLGGWSSNNEVICATKKYSIPKPFVGQTSFFSESACTAPDVNSFVQNHDKQAVKASQLSIRSENFSNRGNDGMLLSQDVGSSSASLVDPLCSVVPSSIPENLCSSPTLNLRDPIVPITIEYKKDKSLVDPLCSVVPSSIPENLCSSPTLNYRDPVVPITTEYKKDNVLGAPYFQNIPAEEENIARQTADNNDSGNKVSRRSASLRDYSVLLPSHTTLSGRDSHEKHSFLMEKNFKLTFQESNSRSREEAVKAGPELQILNKENSAWSLSPVVNYRTESHFHASIYCKQNFVEENPIGTAQPENLVKHLPCENLQPKLLQCENQSAQKQPTQKRVHFSEKETNIPDNKKAWKLQTASKPCYSTRAAKRLTRSSAHLESRAQQMDKFLRVNLDKKKKRLIFQYMEFLLTGFSQQKEKEIDSLIRKYGGIVLPQIPSANAKGKRSSRSKSRGLPIVLCLKKCGNV, from the exons ATGGGCAGATTACCCGGTTTTCGCCCTCCACAATTCTCTGAG GAGGATGCGTGGTTGCCTGGTTGGCTTCAGCAAGGCAATGACGAATGGTTGGATGTTGAGAGCACGAAGGAAGATCACATTACATTTGAGAAGCGTGTTGAG GAATTAAGAGACTTTAACAGTGGAGATTCATTGAGGGACAAAGGTGGATGTAATGTTGGTCAATTATTTATATCCGGGACTGACAGTTCACCCTTCAGTTGTGCTCAATCTGCTAACGAT GTGGTACATTTTCATCTTTGTCTGTCGTCAGATGGCGATTCAGAAAATGCAGCTCTAAGTAATGATGCATGTGAAACAGAGCCTAATTATCCTGCTGTGGCTCAACCTCTCGGAACTTTAAAAATTCAGAAGAATGCTAATTTAAGTACATATCCGCATGCTGGTGCAGTAAACTGCACTCAAACGGTAGAGTTGGAGAGAGATGATAAAAAAATCGAATTGCTGAAGCTTAATGACAATGTACATTTCTCTGGAGCTGCTTCTGATGCCGTAGAGCTGTGTATTGCAGCATCTGAAGCACTGGTAATTAATGAATTGATCGACAGTGATTCACTTGAAAAATCTTCCTCAGCTTCAGCCATACTTGAAGCTTCTCTTAAGCTAAAACAAGCACGGTTGGAAGTCTGGAAAAACACCTTTGCTAACTCATTTTCCGTGACAAGTGATATGGATTATTTATCTGACTTGGATGATATATCTATGGAAAGTGTGTATGAAGATGCTGGGATTCACTTAAGTGAGTTGCCTGGAAATGAGTTAAGTATATCTCATGTTAAGGATACTTTGGAATCTGAGCATAATGAAGAAGTAGAACATATGAATACCATTGCTTCTGCCAGAATTTATGACAATCCTGGTATCTATAATTTTGACAATGACATACAATTGAGAAAGGATTTGGCTGCCATATATAGTGGCAGTGATGCACAAGAGAATGTAGATTGTAGTCCAGCTTGTGATCAGGGCACTGATGCTGGACACTGCAATGATCGCTCGAGGGCTGTTAATTTTCCGGCACACTGCCATCCTTCAGTTTCAGAAGAG GAAGTCAACACAGTCACACCAGAAAACAATCCACGTGAAAGTTATGTGAGCTCTTCTCCTATTATGAGTCTTCGAGATGGGG AAAAAGATTATTGTCAACCAAATATAGTTCGACAAAGGTTCCAGAGCCGCTGGCTTGGTGGTTGGTCAAGCAAC AATGAAGTGATATGCGCCACTAAGAAATACAGCATTCCAAAACCTTTTGTTGGTCAGACAAGCTTTTTTTCAGAATCTGCATGTACTGCTCCAGATGTGAACTCCTTTGTCCAGAATCATGATAAACAGGCTGTAAAAGCTTCTCAACTGAGCATACGTAGTGAAAATTTCTCTAACCGAGGAAATGATGGGATGTTACTTTCTCAAGATGTGGGATCTTCAAGTGCATCTTTGGTGGACCCCCTTTGCTCTGTTGTGCCATCTAGTATTCCTGAAAATCTATGTTCCTCACCAACTCTAAACCTCAGAGACCCAATTGTTCCTATTACAATTGAATATAAGAAAGACAAATCTTTGGTGGACCCCCTTTGCTCTGTTGTGCCATCTAGTATTCCTGAAAACCTATGTTCCTCACCAACTCTAAACTACAGAGACCCAGTTGTTCCTATAACTACTGAATATAAGAAAGACAATGTGCTGGGCGCCCCTTATTTTCAGAATATACCAGCTGAAGAGGAAAATATTGCCAGGCAAACAGCTGATAACAATGACTCAGGGAATAAAGTTTCTAGGCGATCAGCTTCTCTTAGGGATTATAGTGTGTTGTTGCCCAGCCACACTACGCTTTCTGGAAGAGATAGTCATGAGAAACATTCATTTCTGATGGAGAAGAACTTTAAGTTGACTTTCCAGGAGTCAAATTCTAGAAGTAGGGAAGAAGCTGTGAAGGCTGGGCCTGAACTACAAAttctaaataaagaaaatagtgCTTGGAGTCTATCTCCTGTAGTTAACTACAGAACAGAGTCCCACTTCCATGCTTCTATTTATTGTAAGCAAAATTTTGTTGAAGAAAATCCAATTGGGACAGCACAACCAGAAAACTTGGTGAAGCACTTGCCCTGTGAGAACCTTCAGCCAAAGCTATTACAATGTGAAAATCAAAGTGCCCAAAAGCAACCAACACAGAAACGAGTTCACTTTTCTGAAAAGGAAACTAATATTCCAGACAACAAAAAAGCTTGGAAATTGCAAACTGCATCAAAACCTT GCTATTCTACTAGAGCTGCAAAAAGGTTAACTAGATCCAGTGCTCATCTTGAGTCTAGAGCTCAACAGATGGACAAATTTTTAAGAGTGAACTTggataagaagaagaaaaggttGATATTTCAATACATGGAATTTTTGCTTACTGGATTCTCTCAGcaaaaggaaaaggaaattgACAGTCTCATTAGAAAATATGGTGGCATAGTCCTCCCTCAAATTCCATCTGCAAACGCAAAGGGAAAGAGAAGCTCTAGGTCTAAGTCTCGGGGCCTTCCAATTGTTTTATGTTTAAAGAAG